In the genome of Oceaniferula marina, one region contains:
- a CDS encoding PEP-CTERM sorting domain-containing protein gives MKKTSYTLYLFSVMLLGGGSLSAASTYTYDVSNVGPGNTLLSNDNWTGDDIANWKVGTFSGVGEYLRNSNDGDNTITRQNDANFSFTIDASTTSFSLETHGRFGVNGYFELGLVNSSGSLLVGLGADWYQQNRKCIILEGGRNYETGTSYPNNLDGVHAMKLDVDLLANSGNGSADLYFDGNLIIDDMALTLPDMTTATGLHFRSGTRYNGPGTIVITTIPEPSSTALLGIGGLALALRRRK, from the coding sequence ATGAAAAAAACATCCTACACACTTTATCTTTTCTCTGTAATGCTTTTAGGAGGTGGCAGCCTTTCCGCTGCTAGCACCTATACCTATGACGTTAGTAATGTAGGTCCAGGCAACACGCTTCTCTCCAATGATAACTGGACGGGCGATGATATTGCAAACTGGAAAGTTGGTACATTTAGTGGCGTAGGGGAGTACCTGCGAAACTCGAACGATGGAGACAATACCATCACGCGTCAGAATGATGCTAACTTCTCCTTCACTATCGACGCCTCGACTACCAGTTTTTCCTTGGAAACCCATGGTCGCTTCGGCGTGAATGGATATTTTGAACTTGGGCTCGTGAACAGTTCAGGGTCTCTACTCGTTGGGCTAGGTGCAGATTGGTATCAACAAAACAGGAAATGTATCATTCTTGAGGGGGGGCGTAATTATGAAACAGGAACATCCTATCCCAATAATCTCGACGGAGTTCACGCCATGAAACTTGATGTGGACCTTCTCGCTAACAGCGGTAATGGTTCTGCTGACCTCTATTTTGATGGCAATCTGATTATTGATGATATGGCGCTTACTCTGCCTGACATGACGACAGCGACGGGTTTGCACTTCCGTTCTGGCACGAGATATAATGGCCCAGGAACAATTGTGATCACGACTATTCCTGAGCCATCATCAACGGCACTTCTTGGGATCGGCGGCCTTGCTCTGGCCTTACGTCGTCGCAAGTAA
- a CDS encoding helix-turn-helix domain-containing protein, which produces MLYDLKSSVCLDAQPNYMLIHKGFGNFDAHAEAYRGWDVDLALLSKGNFTSELFQVIDPTAGYYFGRNYFSHPTQQVGTPPSGVRTFAFLTTLDGGLHWRGQMVTGLDVMVFPDGGELFAINQPEFHLASLSVTDETLRQLAEVTGYQQVLEDMDKGEVFRLTLKGMQLVLKEMCRYEALLAKPHYSADLVAQMDRVFIALLRGLSQTDSRSKVICSKKKANAVRQAECYLRAHAQEVPDTKKLCEITGVSDRTLQVGFKETFGVTPKAYLQAIRLSRVHQILRRSKLKNLKIADVANAWGFWHMGQFAADYQKSFGEKPSQSLFSD; this is translated from the coding sequence ATGTTATATGACTTAAAATCATCGGTTTGCCTCGATGCTCAGCCCAACTATATGCTGATCCATAAGGGGTTTGGTAATTTTGATGCCCATGCCGAAGCGTATCGCGGTTGGGATGTTGATCTGGCGCTTCTATCAAAAGGAAATTTTACCTCAGAACTGTTTCAAGTCATTGACCCTACGGCCGGATACTATTTTGGTCGCAATTATTTTTCTCATCCCACTCAGCAAGTTGGGACACCACCTAGTGGCGTCCGAACTTTTGCTTTTCTTACAACCTTGGATGGCGGTCTTCACTGGCGCGGGCAAATGGTAACGGGGTTAGACGTGATGGTATTCCCCGATGGGGGTGAGCTGTTCGCCATCAATCAGCCTGAATTTCATTTGGCCTCGCTCTCAGTCACCGATGAAACACTCCGACAATTAGCTGAGGTCACAGGTTATCAGCAGGTTCTAGAGGACATGGATAAAGGAGAGGTATTCCGTCTCACTTTGAAGGGAATGCAGTTGGTTTTAAAGGAAATGTGCCGGTATGAGGCTCTTCTTGCAAAACCACACTATTCTGCTGACTTGGTCGCTCAGATGGATCGTGTGTTCATCGCTCTGTTGAGAGGTTTGAGTCAAACCGACTCACGATCAAAAGTGATTTGTTCGAAGAAAAAGGCCAATGCGGTTCGTCAGGCTGAATGCTACTTACGGGCACATGCTCAAGAAGTTCCAGATACTAAAAAGCTTTGTGAAATCACGGGTGTGAGTGACCGGACGCTTCAAGTAGGTTTTAAAGAAACCTTTGGAGTAACGCCCAAGGCCTATCTCCAAGCGATTCGCCTAAGCCGAGTGCATCAAATCCTTCGAAGATCCAAATTGAAAAATCTTAAAATCGCTGATGTTGCCAACGCATGGGGGTTTTGGCATATGGGGCAATTTGCAGCCGATTATCAGAAGAGTTTTGGAGAAAAACCGTCTCAGAGTCTATTCTCAGACTAA
- a CDS encoding RluA family pseudouridine synthase: protein MNPNPPLLEILHTDPCFVVVNKQSGMLAVPGRGPEKIDSVAHRVKLMFPGCIEQPAVHRLDMDTSGLMVVARTAEAHRHLSRQFHERQTSKRYIALLDGLLADSLGAEGSIELPFRLDVDNRPIQIYDEVHGKMGTTHWSILGVESGRTRVSFTPVTGRTHQLRLHASHAKGLGVPIVGDPFYGHGTGPGQLLLHACELGFTHPDTGESLHFRSAPAF, encoded by the coding sequence ATGAACCCCAATCCTCCACTGCTCGAGATCCTGCATACCGACCCCTGTTTCGTGGTGGTGAACAAACAAAGCGGCATGCTCGCCGTCCCCGGCCGTGGGCCGGAAAAAATCGACAGCGTGGCCCACCGGGTCAAATTGATGTTTCCGGGATGTATCGAACAGCCAGCCGTGCACCGACTCGACATGGATACCTCGGGGTTGATGGTGGTGGCTCGGACTGCCGAGGCACACCGCCATCTGTCCCGCCAGTTTCACGAACGCCAAACCAGCAAACGCTACATTGCTCTGCTCGACGGCCTACTCGCGGATTCGCTCGGCGCTGAAGGAAGCATCGAGCTTCCCTTCCGACTCGACGTCGACAACCGACCAATCCAGATCTACGATGAAGTACACGGTAAAATGGGAACAACCCACTGGTCGATTTTGGGAGTAGAAAGCGGACGCACCCGAGTATCCTTTACCCCGGTGACGGGTAGGACCCACCAACTACGACTTCACGCGTCCCATGCCAAAGGCTTGGGCGTTCCGATTGTGGGTGACCCGTTTTACGGTCATGGCACGGGCCCCGGCCAGCTCCTGCTGCACGCTTGTGAACTTGGTTTCACCCATCCTGACACCGGAGAATCGCTGCATTTCCGGTCGGCACCGGCATTTTAG
- a CDS encoding SUMF1/EgtB/PvdO family nonheme iron enzyme: MNCANDLLAALDEADLKMRMLIDDLSYDQLAVPYHRGINPPIWEVGHSAFFYESFFLREFRHPDARMPGFDEIWDSLEIQHRERWRDGLVPDRKTTFTYYHRILDEMREVLTSGVLTPYQAYLVRYGIAHQNMHVESLIYSRQILAYPQPSFMGHVDCPDESDRLSLSDVEIPTGKYRIGMPAEPPGEGVFCFDHEKPGFEMDVEAFAISPTLVSCGEFRDFVEDGGYERSELWSFGGRHWLREGARRRPSYWKKDHGDWYLRRFNVWQPLPTRCPVIAVSFWEAEAYCQWAGRRLPSEYEWEAAARGGDARLYPWGDTMHAELVDMDGRCLGQLAVDALADGASPGGCRQMLGTAWEWTTNQYLPYDGFCVDRYPYMSTLQFGDHKTTRGGSCATSSNLIRNTYRQAYFPGRTDVFTGFRTCLNEP; encoded by the coding sequence ATGAATTGTGCGAATGATTTGCTGGCAGCATTGGATGAGGCGGATCTGAAGATGCGGATGCTGATAGATGATCTGAGTTATGATCAGTTGGCTGTCCCCTATCACCGTGGCATCAATCCACCTATTTGGGAGGTGGGGCATTCTGCCTTTTTTTACGAATCCTTTTTTCTCCGCGAGTTCCGCCACCCGGATGCGAGGATGCCGGGGTTTGATGAGATTTGGGATTCACTGGAAATTCAGCACCGGGAACGTTGGCGCGATGGATTGGTTCCGGATCGGAAGACAACCTTTACGTATTATCATCGGATTCTGGATGAGATGAGGGAGGTGTTGACCTCCGGCGTTCTCACCCCCTATCAGGCGTATTTGGTGAGGTATGGAATTGCCCACCAGAACATGCATGTGGAGTCGTTGATTTATAGCCGGCAGATCTTGGCGTATCCTCAGCCATCGTTTATGGGGCATGTTGATTGCCCGGATGAATCGGATAGGTTGTCATTGTCTGATGTGGAAATCCCGACGGGGAAGTACCGGATTGGGATGCCTGCCGAGCCTCCAGGCGAGGGGGTGTTTTGTTTCGATCATGAAAAGCCGGGTTTTGAGATGGATGTGGAAGCCTTTGCCATCTCTCCAACCTTGGTGAGTTGTGGCGAGTTCCGGGACTTTGTCGAGGATGGTGGCTATGAACGATCTGAGTTGTGGAGCTTTGGTGGCCGGCATTGGCTCAGAGAAGGCGCGCGCCGTCGGCCATCGTACTGGAAAAAAGACCACGGAGACTGGTACTTGAGAAGGTTTAATGTCTGGCAACCCTTGCCGACTCGTTGCCCAGTGATAGCGGTGAGCTTCTGGGAGGCCGAGGCGTATTGCCAATGGGCAGGACGGCGCTTGCCATCGGAGTATGAATGGGAGGCCGCCGCCAGAGGCGGAGACGCCCGGCTATATCCATGGGGGGACACCATGCATGCGGAGCTGGTTGATATGGATGGTCGTTGCTTAGGACAGCTGGCCGTCGATGCTCTAGCTGATGGTGCAAGCCCCGGAGGATGCCGGCAGATGCTGGGCACGGCCTGGGAGTGGACGACGAACCAGTACCTGCCGTACGATGGTTTTTGTGTGGATCGGTACCCCTACATGTCGACTTTGCAGTTTGGAGATCATAAAACGACACGTGGCGGTTCTTGTGCCACAAGTTCGAATTTGATTCGCAACACCTACCGCCAGGCGTATTTCCCTGGACGAACGGATGTGTTTACGGGTTTCCGGACTTGCTTGAACGAGCCTTAA
- a CDS encoding sulfatase-like hydrolase/transferase, translating into MKPIHKRNIRRALPLALSVSAMLPLSSSAKEIIHDAEYYVLKAQHGDQWAKQDKEINEKLAALRSKFGTPPNIIHIMWDDTPVGEVGIPALQQLRGFTTPNINKLAAEGINFTRMYTEPSCTQSRAAVVTGRHSVRSGMTQVGFPFEYGGLRKDEVTMAEVLGNVGYATAFYGKWHLGDIEESYVNKQGFDDAVWEPYNQFPIIYGPQAEIAGGVLPTTAVPDIYPDDPFEMDKDWRTMGHCAVLQGKKGGPVRELVQPGDLPGWYKNMEDNKTRTLSFIDKNVAAKKPFYIAYWPELIAFLPFKERKTLSGGFLQEGLARFDPFVGDLMEHLKAKGIAENTLVILMADNGPMTHNGPPGMVETLYRGGKGDYLEGGIRVPAMAWWPGMIEAGQTVGDIIHETDLFTTFARLAGAEKHIPTDRVIDGVDQTSLLINGNSNSRRDYVHIYTGEIYAATVKGRFKRHWVGDLPGLSGASFYDLYNDTREVQPKMLPGFTMKGMFNAMRARHEIWNEKYPHSLEARGHPFTNIENARPETVKASKARFNQNEVPFDVEEVMKRTRELENFEANWGIK; encoded by the coding sequence ATGAAACCTATACACAAAAGAAACATACGGCGAGCTTTACCGCTTGCTCTTAGTGTCTCAGCGATGCTGCCTTTGTCATCATCGGCAAAAGAGATTATTCATGATGCGGAGTATTACGTGCTTAAAGCGCAGCACGGTGATCAATGGGCTAAACAAGATAAAGAAATTAATGAAAAGCTAGCAGCTCTGCGCAGTAAATTTGGCACTCCTCCGAACATTATTCACATTATGTGGGACGACACCCCCGTTGGTGAAGTCGGGATTCCTGCTCTCCAGCAGTTGAGGGGGTTTACAACACCGAATATTAACAAGCTGGCGGCGGAAGGGATTAATTTTACGCGGATGTATACCGAGCCTTCCTGTACTCAAAGTCGGGCAGCGGTTGTTACAGGTCGCCATTCTGTCAGAAGCGGGATGACTCAAGTTGGTTTTCCTTTCGAATATGGTGGTCTGCGGAAGGACGAAGTTACGATGGCGGAGGTCCTCGGTAATGTTGGCTACGCCACGGCATTCTATGGTAAATGGCACCTCGGGGACATCGAAGAAAGTTATGTCAACAAACAGGGATTTGATGATGCGGTATGGGAGCCCTACAACCAGTTTCCTATTATCTATGGCCCGCAAGCAGAGATCGCCGGAGGAGTATTACCCACAACAGCTGTTCCTGACATTTACCCCGACGACCCCTTTGAAATGGATAAAGATTGGAGGACGATGGGGCATTGCGCAGTACTTCAAGGTAAGAAAGGTGGGCCCGTTCGTGAGCTTGTTCAGCCTGGCGACCTACCTGGGTGGTATAAAAACATGGAGGATAATAAAACGCGAACGTTGTCATTTATTGACAAAAACGTAGCAGCCAAAAAGCCGTTCTACATTGCCTACTGGCCAGAGCTCATCGCCTTCCTCCCCTTCAAAGAAAGAAAAACTCTCTCAGGTGGATTTCTCCAAGAAGGTTTAGCTAGATTTGACCCCTTTGTGGGAGACTTGATGGAACATCTGAAAGCCAAAGGTATTGCAGAAAATACTCTTGTGATTCTTATGGCCGACAATGGTCCCATGACTCACAACGGCCCTCCAGGCATGGTTGAAACACTCTACCGCGGCGGAAAGGGAGACTATCTTGAAGGTGGTATCCGCGTTCCCGCCATGGCCTGGTGGCCAGGAATGATCGAAGCGGGTCAAACCGTTGGGGACATTATCCACGAAACAGACCTTTTCACGACCTTTGCTCGTCTTGCGGGTGCAGAGAAGCATATCCCAACGGACAGGGTGATCGACGGCGTCGACCAGACATCCTTGCTCATCAATGGCAACTCGAACAGCCGGCGCGATTATGTGCACATCTACACAGGTGAGATCTACGCTGCCACGGTCAAGGGGCGCTTCAAGCGGCACTGGGTCGGGGATCTTCCAGGATTGAGTGGAGCGTCGTTTTACGATCTTTATAACGACACCAGGGAGGTTCAACCCAAAATGCTTCCAGGCTTTACCATGAAAGGCATGTTCAATGCCATGAGGGCTCGCCACGAAATCTGGAATGAAAAGTATCCACACTCTTTGGAGGCTCGTGGACATCCATTTACAAATATCGAAAACGCCCGTCCCGAAACGGTGAAAGCATCAAAGGCACGTTTTAATCAGAATGAGGTTCCCTTTGATGTTGAAGAAGTCATGAAACGGACTCGTGAATTAGAAAACTTCGAAGCTAACTGGGGGATTAAATAA
- a CDS encoding mechanosensitive ion channel family protein gives MKEYIDRVTEWSSGLMDASFFDRALIIFLASLGALICWLVVRRLFRWVGTEHGRIFKRPIRSVKFQNQEIIQAEEITKWAKVITRLVRKFCFLLLMAIYGVLVLTQFDSLRHIPERVWLYVSGTYMILQQDVINFLPSMLFILMVAVLAHFIIRVVKVVFDGLGRGSIEINGFYQEWAHPTYVLVRLLIIVFALVVVFPYLPGSGSPALQGLSIFIGVLVSLGSTSAVANIIAGIAITYMRAFQTGDRVRIADTVGDIVEKSLLVTRIRTPKNVVISIPNAMIMNNHIVNYSTHARETGVLLHIQVTIGYDVPWRQVHELLIKASEQVDHIEDSSHAFVLQKSLGDFSVAYELNVLTRHPRKTQEIYSQLHQSIQDAFNEAGVEILSPIYNAVRDGNDITIPEEHRPTDYQPSGFKLNSILGKGERG, from the coding sequence ATGAAAGAATACATCGACCGTGTAACCGAATGGAGTTCGGGCCTGATGGATGCCTCGTTCTTCGATCGGGCGTTGATCATTTTCCTGGCATCGCTGGGAGCCCTTATTTGTTGGTTGGTGGTTCGGCGCCTGTTCCGCTGGGTGGGAACCGAGCACGGCCGAATATTCAAGAGGCCCATCCGGTCGGTCAAGTTTCAGAATCAGGAGATTATTCAAGCGGAAGAAATCACCAAATGGGCAAAAGTCATCACCCGCTTGGTGAGGAAGTTTTGTTTTTTGTTGTTGATGGCCATTTACGGGGTGCTGGTGCTGACTCAGTTTGATTCGCTACGGCACATCCCGGAACGGGTATGGCTTTACGTGAGTGGGACGTATATGATCCTGCAGCAGGATGTGATCAATTTTCTGCCCAGCATGTTGTTTATTTTGATGGTGGCGGTGTTGGCGCATTTCATCATTCGGGTAGTCAAGGTGGTGTTTGACGGGCTTGGCCGTGGCAGTATTGAAATCAATGGATTTTATCAAGAGTGGGCGCATCCCACTTATGTGCTGGTTCGTCTGCTGATTATTGTTTTTGCCTTGGTGGTGGTGTTCCCGTATTTGCCCGGATCGGGGTCGCCGGCTTTGCAGGGGCTTTCAATCTTTATCGGGGTGCTGGTATCGTTGGGTTCGACATCGGCGGTGGCCAATATCATCGCCGGGATTGCCATTACCTACATGAGGGCGTTTCAGACTGGAGATCGGGTGAGGATCGCCGATACGGTTGGTGACATCGTAGAAAAATCCTTGCTGGTTACACGGATCCGGACGCCGAAAAATGTGGTGATCTCTATTCCCAATGCGATGATCATGAACAACCACATTGTGAATTACAGCACCCATGCCAGGGAAACCGGGGTATTGCTCCATATCCAGGTGACGATTGGTTACGATGTCCCATGGCGGCAGGTGCACGAGTTGCTGATCAAGGCGTCTGAACAAGTGGATCATATCGAGGATAGCTCCCACGCTTTTGTCCTGCAAAAAAGCCTCGGGGACTTCAGTGTGGCATACGAACTGAATGTGCTGACCCGCCATCCGCGCAAAACCCAGGAGATTTACTCCCAACTGCATCAGTCAATTCAGGATGCGTTTAACGAGGCTGGGGTGGAGATTCTTTCCCCGATCTACAATGCCGTAAGAGATGGCAATGACATCACCATCCCGGAGGAACACCGGCCGACGGACTATCAGCCTTCTGGGTTTAAGTTGAACTCGATACTAGGCAAGGGAGAGCGAGGTTAA